In a genomic window of Wyeomyia smithii strain HCP4-BCI-WySm-NY-G18 chromosome 1, ASM2978416v1, whole genome shotgun sequence:
- the LOC129718586 gene encoding transmembrane protein 126A: MALLHKTQSEIPQDAVKLTEEQAVIYFTRLVEKWDNKWEIWPLEYTPGILGATTVVSSVYINHHFRTKLKLGTFGRLSSYVPAVILPAIMSTFFHKFFIVPRIILNRRQCPVCIQTRAGMIQAGFSTVYPMLLAPMSAFMFATRHFTFRLPSITEQPREVLKLYQKLSRPITMAVTIMLAFNMLLSMFLTSKEFESVHRINLKLMQIEKDLDAESWDKSF, from the exons ATGGCATTATTACATAAAACTCAAAGTGAAATACCGCAAGATGCGGTGAAATTAACCGAGGAGCAAGCGGTTATATATTTTACGAGATTGGTTGAAAAATGGGACAACAAATGGGAGAT ATGGCCACTAGAGTACACACCTGGAATACTGGGAGCAACAACGGTCGTATCCAGTGTCTACATAAACCACCACTTCCGAACAAAGCTGAAACTGGGCACATTTGGCCGGCTATCCAGTTACGTACCAGCTGTGATTTTACCTGCTATAATGTCTACCTTTTTTCACAAGTTCTTCATAGTGCCTAGAATAATTCTCAACAGACGGCAGTGCCCGGTTTGTATTCAAACGAGGGCAGGTATGATTCAGGCTGGCTTTAGTACCGTCTATCCGATGCTTCTGGCACCAATGTCTGCCTTCATG tttgccaCACGTCATTTTACGTTTCGGTTACCTTCAATCACCGAACAGCCTCGGGAGGTTTTGAAGCTGTACCAGAAACTTTCTCGGCCTATTACTATGGCCGTAACCATAATGCTGGCGTTCAACATGTTGCTTTCGATGTTTTTAACCAGCAAAGAATTCGAGTCCGTTCATAGGATCAATTTAAAACTGATGCAAATAGAGAAAGATTTGGATGCTGAAAGTTGGGATAAGAGTTTCTAG